The region AGCGGTAACGAGAATCTCCGGTGGGGACGTTGTCACGATGATCACGATCCCGACCGCGACCGGCGCCAGTCCGATCCAACGCCAGCGACCTCGCCACAACAGGCAGCATAACCCACCCAACACAATCATGCCAAAGACAGCGTTGGGCACCACCGGCGCAGTAACGACCGCCCACGGGCTCGCCGCCACGGCATGCGCTATCCACAGCAATAGTTCGAGAGCTTGGCCGTTCAACCACCAGGCCGGAGCGCCCACACCGACGGCGTCCAGCAATAGCGCCAGCGCCTCCAGCGGCATGACGACGAAAGTGGTCAGGGGAATGGCGATCAGGTTCGCAAATGCGCCCATCATGCCCGCCTTGTGAAAATGGAACAGCGCGATGGGCGCAAGCGCCAGTTCCACCGCGAACCCGGAAAACAGCAAGATGGCAAGTGATCGCCCGAACTTGCGCAGCAGCCCCTCCTCCCGCGCCGCCGCAAATGCGCGAAACCGGGGATGTTCGCCCAACGCAACCAATGCGATCACCGCGCCGAAGCTCATCTGGAAGCTCGGCCCGGCAAGCGCCTCCGGCCACAAGAACAGCACGATCAGCGCGCCCGCAGCGATCAGGCGCAAAGTGATCGCCTCCCGGCCCAGGGCAAGCCCTCCCAGCACCAGCAGCGCCGCCACGCAGGACCGGACCGTCGGCACTTCCGCCCCCGTCAGCAATGTGTAGCCGACACCCGCCAGTGCGCCGCCGGCTGCTGCAATCAGCATCAGCGGCCAGCCGAGCGCCGCGCGACGACTCAACGCCATGACCCGCATCAGCAGGAAAATGACGGCCCCGATCAACGCAGTGACGTGCAGGCCGCTGATGGAAAGCAGATGGGCAAGGCCGCTGCGGCGCATCGCCTCTGCATCCTCTTCAGCTATGGCGCCCTGATCTCCGGTAGCCAAGGCGGCCGCAATGCCAGCCCCATCGCCGTCCACCTTTTGCAATATGTGGGCGAACAGACGGTTGCGCAGTGGCGGCGCTTCTTCCGACGCCCTCAGCACGGCGATCGGCTTGAGCGCACGACCAGTGGCCCCTATTCCCTGGAAATAGGCGCGGCGCGCGAAATCATAGCCGCCTGGCAGGCTGGCTGGCGCGGGCGGCATCAAGCGCGTCCGAAACCGGATGACGGCGCCGCGCCCAATGCCCGCAGGCATATCGGCTGCGGCGATATTTACCCTGATCAGAGAGGGCAAAGTTGCCGGATCTATCGGACGGATCGACACGCGACTCAATTGCTGCGCGGGCACGGCGTTGACGGACATGACCTCACCGGTCACCTCCAGAAAGACCGCCCTCGGCAGGGGCGGCGCGCCAAAGATGGTCGCTTTGCCCCATATCAACAGGCAGCCTGCACAGGCCAGCAAGCCCGCCAACACCAGCATCTGACGCAGGCGCGCGCCCATGGGAAAAACCAATCCGCCGATTGCCAGAGCCACCGCACCGCAACAGAAAGCAAACCATTCCAGTCTGTTAGGAAGAGATAGCCAGGCGGCAATGCCAATCCCGACCGCTACCGGAACCCAAAGGCCAAGCTGTTCGCGCTCCGCTTCAAGTCCCCGCTCCACCCGTGCGAAAAGCCCTTCCCCCGCACGCCTGATATTCCGGCAGACGGAGGTTTGTCGTGGCTCAAAAGCCATGCTAGGGGGCGTCGCGTTCATGAATGAGCAAGGCGGATGTCGGGGAATAGGACTGTGAGTGCAACGGGTTTGAACAAGCAAGTCGTAACCCGTTTTGCGCCATCGCCCACGGGCTTCCTTCATATCGGCGGCGCACGCACCGCTTTGTTCAACTGGTTATTCGCTCGTCACCATGGCGGCAAGTTTCTGTTGCGTATCGAAGATACCGATCGCGCGCGCTCCACTGAAGAAGCGGTTGCCGCAATCTTCGATGGTCTCGAATGGCTTGGGCTGGGCGGCGATGAACCCACTGTGTTCCAGTTCGAACGCTCCCAACGTCATGCCGAAGTCGCCAATCAACTGCTGGCGGGCGGGCATGCCTATCGCTGCTACGCCACACCCGAAGAACTTTCTGAACTGCGCGAGCAGCAACGCGCCGCCAAGCAGCCGATGCGCTATGACGGACGCTGGCGCGACCGCGATCCTTCCGAAGCGCCCCCAGGCGCACCCTTCGTCATCCGCCTCAAAGCGCCTCGCGAAGGCGAAACGGTGATCGAGGACGCGGTGCAGGGGCGCGTCGTAGTGCAGAATGCAGAGCTGGACGACATGATCCTGCTCCGCTCCGACGGGACACCCACCTATATGCTCGCCGTGGTGGTCGATGACCATGACATGGGCGTCACTCATGTGATCCGCGGCGACGATCATCTAAACAATGCTTTCCGGCAACTCGGAATCATCAAGGCCATGGGCTGGGAAGAGCCGGTATATGCGCATATCCCGCTGATCCATGGGTCGGACGGCGCAAAGCTGTCCAAGCGCCACGGCGCACTAGGCGTCGATGCCTATCGCGATGAAATGGGCATGCTTCCCGAAGCGGTCCTCAACTATCTGCTGCGCCTAGGCTGGGGATATGGCGACGAAGAAACGATCTCCCGCGATCGCGCTGTCGAACTGTTCGACATTTCCGGCGTCGGCCGCTCGCCTTCCCGCTTCGACATCAAAAAGCTGGAAAATCTCAATGCCTTCTATCTGCGCGAAGCTGACGACGCCCGTCTCGCCGCGCTGGTGCTGCCCCGAATTTCCGCGCGCTTGTCGATAGTCCTGCCGGACCACTCCGATGCGCTACTTACTCAGGCGATTCCCTCGCTAAAGCCTCGCGCCAAGACACTTAACGAAATTGCCGAAGGCGCGGAGTTTCTGTTTAAAAATTGCCCGCTGGATTTTGACGAGAAGGCCCTTGCTCTGCTAGACGACTCGGCGCGCGAGCTGTTGGGCAAGACAGCCGACGC is a window of Sphingobium sp. MI1205 DNA encoding:
- the gltX gene encoding glutamate--tRNA ligase; its protein translation is MSGNRTVSATGLNKQVVTRFAPSPTGFLHIGGARTALFNWLFARHHGGKFLLRIEDTDRARSTEEAVAAIFDGLEWLGLGGDEPTVFQFERSQRHAEVANQLLAGGHAYRCYATPEELSELREQQRAAKQPMRYDGRWRDRDPSEAPPGAPFVIRLKAPREGETVIEDAVQGRVVVQNAELDDMILLRSDGTPTYMLAVVVDDHDMGVTHVIRGDDHLNNAFRQLGIIKAMGWEEPVYAHIPLIHGSDGAKLSKRHGALGVDAYRDEMGMLPEAVLNYLLRLGWGYGDEETISRDRAVELFDISGVGRSPSRFDIKKLENLNAFYLREADDARLAALVLPRISARLSIVLPDHSDALLTQAIPSLKPRAKTLNEIAEGAEFLFKNCPLDFDEKALALLDDSARELLGKTADALDVVQSWTVEAIEDAIRRVAEDAGLGLGKVAQPLRAALTGRTVSPGIFDVLFLLGKDKSLERLADARNGIAS
- a CDS encoding ComEC/Rec2 family competence protein, whose protein sequence is MAFEPRQTSVCRNIRRAGEGLFARVERGLEAEREQLGLWVPVAVGIGIAAWLSLPNRLEWFAFCCGAVALAIGGLVFPMGARLRQMLVLAGLLACAGCLLIWGKATIFGAPPLPRAVFLEVTGEVMSVNAVPAQQLSRVSIRPIDPATLPSLIRVNIAAADMPAGIGRGAVIRFRTRLMPPAPASLPGGYDFARRAYFQGIGATGRALKPIAVLRASEEAPPLRNRLFAHILQKVDGDGAGIAAALATGDQGAIAEEDAEAMRRSGLAHLLSISGLHVTALIGAVIFLLMRVMALSRRAALGWPLMLIAAAGGALAGVGYTLLTGAEVPTVRSCVAALLVLGGLALGREAITLRLIAAGALIVLFLWPEALAGPSFQMSFGAVIALVALGEHPRFRAFAAAREEGLLRKFGRSLAILLFSGFAVELALAPIALFHFHKAGMMGAFANLIAIPLTTFVVMPLEALALLLDAVGVGAPAWWLNGQALELLLWIAHAVAASPWAVVTAPVVPNAVFGMIVLGGLCCLLWRGRWRWIGLAPVAVGIVIIVTTSPPEILVTADGRHVAVRSADGGMAILRDRAGDYVRDMMAESAGYEGALAAMADLPEASCSRDLCMVALSAGGRVWRLLVTRTGDLVPKSTLAGDCARADIVVADRRLPSWCRPRWLKADRRLLARTGGLAIDLDAGKVRAAKVAGDAHPWIAQPTKRWRRRRSDQL